One Deltaproteobacteria bacterium genomic region harbors:
- a CDS encoding Gfo/Idh/MocA family oxidoreductase — translation MKLRAGVAGTGYLGTFHCEKYTQLGDVELVAVADPDSQRRQHISEKYKVRAFDDYKKLYGLVDIVSVAVPTTMHYKVASFFLNKGIPVLLEKPITDTVTHAKKLVETAERNGIPFQIGHLERFNSAIRSVKGMINKPVFIEAHRLSPFTVRGTDVDVVRDLMIHDLDIILSLVASDVKSIDAVGVPVLTDKIDIANARLKFKNGCVANVTASRVSKEKMRKIRLFQKDAYFSIDYGASRVDIIKTVYAPQPELEGRQLEISREDSLFEEIKSFVNAVKTKVRPIVTGRDGLIALETAFRVLHGIERNLKLVHEKNPNSSR, via the coding sequence ATGAAGCTAAGGGCTGGGGTTGCAGGTACAGGGTATCTAGGGACTTTTCACTGTGAAAAGTATACCCAGCTTGGAGATGTTGAACTTGTTGCAGTGGCAGATCCAGATTCACAACGGAGACAGCATATCTCAGAGAAATATAAAGTTAGAGCCTTTGACGATTATAAGAAACTCTACGGGCTTGTTGATATTGTAAGTGTAGCTGTCCCAACAACGATGCATTATAAGGTAGCAAGTTTTTTCCTTAATAAAGGTATACCGGTACTCCTTGAAAAACCTATTACGGATACCGTAACTCATGCAAAAAAGCTCGTAGAAACGGCAGAACGCAATGGTATTCCCTTTCAAATAGGTCATCTCGAGAGATTCAACAGTGCGATAAGGAGCGTAAAAGGAATGATCAACAAACCCGTTTTTATCGAAGCACACAGGCTTAGCCCTTTTACCGTAAGGGGTACCGATGTTGATGTTGTAAGAGACCTCATGATACATGATCTCGATATTATACTTTCACTTGTTGCATCAGACGTAAAATCAATTGATGCTGTCGGTGTGCCTGTGCTTACCGATAAGATTGATATCGCAAATGCAAGACTCAAATTTAAGAATGGATGTGTGGCAAATGTAACGGCAAGCAGGGTATCAAAGGAAAAGATGAGAAAGATAAGACTATTTCAGAAGGACGCTTATTTTTCTATAGATTATGGAGCATCAAGGGTTGATATAATAAAAACCGTTTATGCTCCTCAGCCGGAACTTGAAGGAAGGCAGCTTGAGATATCCAGAGAGGATAGTTTGTTTGAAGAGATAAAAAGTTTTGTTAATGCCGTTAAAACAAAAGTCCGGCCGATCGTAACAGGGCGTGATGGACTTATTGCACTTGAGACCGCATTCAGGGTACTTCACGGAATAGAAAGAAATTTAAAGCTTGTCCATGAAAAAAATCCTAATAGTAGCAGGTGA